One window of the Chlamydiales bacterium genome contains the following:
- the sdhA gene encoding succinate dehydrogenase flavoprotein subunit, giving the protein MGKEVIMVGGGLAGLSAAMKLAENGCHVKIVSVTKVKRSHSVCAQGGINAGMNLKNEDDSPLVHAYDTIKGGDFLADQPPVLEMCMAAPGIIRMMERFGCPFNRTSEGNLDFRRFGGTLYHRTAFCGASTGQQLLYALDEQVRRYETKGRVEKFENHEFMRLVMDDEGNARGIVIMDLFTMKLDILKADAVIFGTGGPGLIFKKSTNSTFCTGAANGRLFKQGMKYANGEFIQIHPTAIPGEDKMRLISESARGEGGRIWVYGDSTKTIVDPEGKTIQCGKTGEPWYFLEEMYPAFGNLVPRDIGSREVLRVCELGLGIDGKMQVYLDVSHLPPSQQHKIESVLEIYHKFTGEDPHKLPMKIFPAVHYSMGGAWVDWPAADDPDRMTRYRQMTNIPGCFQVGESEFQYHGANRLGANSLTACIFAGLVAGGEVPRYLDNLKDSYGNLSTKMYTDTLAAEEALKHDLLTRSGKENIHQLHDELSDVMIRNVTVKRDNESLKKTMDVIKQLRERYKQISLDDRGGTLNQTYAFANQFGYMLELALVMTKGALLRNEFRGAHFKPEFAARDDEHWLKTTIATYDPQKDEPVISYTPVDLRHLKPIKREYSKAKRFKPTLENIPSNITLPV; this is encoded by the coding sequence ATGGGAAAAGAGGTGATAATGGTCGGCGGAGGCCTTGCAGGTCTTTCTGCTGCGATGAAGCTGGCTGAAAATGGATGCCATGTCAAGATCGTCTCTGTTACAAAAGTCAAGCGTTCTCACTCGGTCTGTGCCCAAGGCGGAATCAACGCGGGCATGAATTTAAAAAACGAGGATGACTCTCCCCTCGTGCACGCATACGACACGATCAAAGGCGGAGACTTTTTAGCCGACCAGCCACCAGTTCTCGAAATGTGTATGGCAGCTCCTGGCATCATACGCATGATGGAGCGTTTTGGCTGCCCTTTCAACCGTACAAGTGAAGGAAATCTCGACTTCCGTCGTTTTGGCGGCACACTCTACCACCGCACAGCCTTTTGCGGCGCCTCGACAGGCCAGCAGCTCCTCTACGCTCTAGATGAGCAGGTGCGCCGTTATGAAACGAAGGGCAGAGTGGAAAAATTTGAAAATCACGAGTTCATGCGTCTTGTCATGGACGATGAGGGAAACGCCCGCGGAATCGTGATCATGGATCTCTTCACAATGAAGCTGGACATCCTGAAAGCAGATGCAGTGATTTTTGGAACCGGAGGGCCGGGCCTGATCTTTAAGAAGTCGACAAACTCTACTTTCTGTACGGGAGCCGCGAATGGACGCCTCTTCAAACAGGGAATGAAGTACGCCAATGGTGAGTTTATTCAGATCCATCCGACGGCGATTCCTGGAGAAGATAAGATGCGCCTAATCTCCGAGTCGGCTCGAGGAGAGGGAGGAAGGATCTGGGTGTATGGAGATTCGACAAAGACGATTGTCGATCCTGAAGGCAAGACGATTCAGTGTGGAAAGACGGGAGAGCCCTGGTACTTTCTAGAAGAGATGTACCCCGCTTTCGGGAATCTCGTGCCGCGAGATATCGGATCAAGAGAGGTCCTCCGCGTTTGTGAGCTTGGCCTTGGCATCGATGGGAAGATGCAGGTCTATCTCGACGTCTCCCATCTTCCCCCCTCTCAACAGCATAAGATCGAATCTGTTCTTGAGATCTACCACAAGTTTACGGGCGAAGATCCCCACAAGCTTCCGATGAAGATCTTCCCAGCCGTTCACTATTCGATGGGAGGCGCCTGGGTAGACTGGCCGGCCGCCGATGATCCCGATCGAATGACGCGCTACCGCCAGATGACTAATATTCCCGGCTGTTTCCAAGTTGGAGAGTCGGAGTTCCAATACCATGGAGCCAACAGACTAGGAGCTAACTCTCTCACGGCCTGTATTTTTGCCGGCCTTGTAGCTGGAGGCGAAGTTCCGAGATATCTGGATAATCTGAAAGATAGCTATGGCAATCTCTCTACCAAAATGTACACGGATACACTTGCAGCAGAAGAGGCGTTAAAGCACGACCTTCTTACGCGCAGTGGAAAGGAAAATATCCACCAGCTGCACGATGAGCTCTCCGATGTGATGATCAGAAACGTCACCGTAAAAAGAGATAACGAATCTCTTAAAAAGACGATGGATGTTATCAAGCAGCTCCGCGAGCGCTACAAGCAGATCTCTCTCGATGACAGAGGCGGTACGCTCAACCAGACCTATGCCTTTGCCAACCAGTTTGGCTACATGCTGGAGCTGGCACTTGTCATGACCAAAGGCGCACTTCTGCGCAATGAGTTCCGTGGAGCCCACTTCAAGCCGGAGTTTGCCGCACGCGACGATGAGCATTGGCTGAAGACGACGATAGCGACCTATGATCCGCAGAAAGATGAACCTGTGATTAGCTATACACCCGTTGACTTAAGACACTTAAAGCCGATAAAAAGGGAATATTCTAAAGCAAAAAGGTTCAAGCCTACTTTGGAGAATATCCCTTCAAACATAACTCTGCCGGTCTAA
- a CDS encoding succinate dehydrogenase translates to MSVDTTIKLPRAFIWRRLHSLMGLWLVLFLMEHLLVNSQAALLLGDNGRGFVEMVNGIHNLPYLSFIEFTLLGVPIAIHLIWGVKYLFTAKPNAHKTDGSTPSLPEYGRNRAYSWQRITSWILLFMLVAHVVKFRFIDYPASLNIGGDVAYFAPVKVDNGLYTVADRLKVALFDKEAIEIEKRSLKDRSDEEALFEAADSLKKNEILTWDGPASVKYDSQREVIFTSAQKFQDKINWVKMLGSYSLADDEVLAVSDNFGTASLLLVRDTFKSPIYVFLYTIFVLSACFHGFNGLWTFLITWGVVLRMSAQKSTATFAIGLMLLVAFLGLASIWGTYWLNLRY, encoded by the coding sequence ATGAGTGTAGATACGACAATTAAGCTTCCGCGCGCTTTTATATGGAGAAGACTCCACTCTTTGATGGGCCTCTGGCTTGTTCTTTTTCTCATGGAGCATCTGCTTGTAAATTCGCAGGCGGCACTTCTGCTTGGAGATAATGGGAGGGGATTTGTCGAGATGGTCAACGGGATCCACAACCTCCCCTACCTCTCATTCATCGAATTCACACTTCTTGGAGTGCCGATCGCCATCCACTTAATCTGGGGTGTGAAGTATCTCTTCACTGCAAAGCCCAATGCTCACAAGACAGACGGGTCGACTCCATCCCTTCCCGAATATGGCCGGAATCGCGCCTACTCCTGGCAGAGGATCACCTCCTGGATTCTGCTTTTTATGCTCGTTGCCCATGTGGTTAAGTTCCGCTTTATCGACTATCCAGCTTCTCTAAATATCGGTGGAGATGTCGCCTACTTTGCGCCGGTAAAGGTTGACAATGGACTCTATACGGTGGCGGACCGATTGAAAGTTGCTCTCTTCGACAAGGAGGCAATAGAGATCGAAAAGAGAAGTTTAAAGGACCGCAGCGATGAAGAGGCTCTTTTTGAAGCGGCGGACTCTTTGAAGAAGAATGAGATTCTCACTTGGGACGGCCCCGCTTCTGTGAAATACGACTCTCAGCGAGAGGTAATTTTTACCTCAGCCCAGAAATTTCAAGATAAGATCAACTGGGTCAAGATGCTTGGGAGCTACTCTCTTGCCGATGATGAGGTGCTTGCTGTTTCAGATAATTTTGGAACGGCATCTCTTCTGCTCGTGCGCGATACTTTTAAAAGCCCGATCTACGTATTTCTCTATACGATTTTTGTGCTATCTGCCTGCTTCCACGGCTTCAATGGCCTATGGACATTTCTGATCACCTGGGGAGTCGTGCTGAGGATGTCGGCTCAGAAGTCGACGGCCACTTTTGCAATTGGACTCATGCTGCTTGTGGCATTTTTGGGGCTCGCTTCGATCTGGGGAACCTACTGGCTAAACCTGCGTTACTGA
- a CDS encoding TatD family hydrolase gives MIIDTHAHLTGEELAPLADEILGRAQAKGVQKIVNICTDVQSLEKGLALASRYNWVFNTAATTPHDVEKEGESFFPLVEEAAKQKKLVAIGETGLDYHYEHSPKTTQQKFLLRYLALAVKYSLPAVFHCRDAFEDLFAMTDEVYKGRPALLHCYTGSAQEAARAVDRGWMISFSGILTFKKSEALREVARAVPLSHIVVETDAPYLSPQSMRGSPNEPAFITETVEVLARIKNLNPDEVARATSENAIKFFSF, from the coding sequence ATGATCATTGATACGCATGCACATCTTACGGGAGAGGAGCTGGCGCCGCTGGCGGATGAGATTCTCGGACGCGCTCAAGCGAAGGGAGTCCAGAAGATCGTCAATATCTGCACGGATGTTCAGAGCCTCGAAAAGGGGCTCGCGCTCGCTTCTCGCTACAATTGGGTTTTCAATACAGCTGCTACCACGCCCCACGACGTAGAAAAAGAGGGAGAGAGCTTCTTTCCTCTTGTCGAAGAGGCTGCAAAACAGAAGAAGCTGGTCGCGATCGGAGAGACGGGGCTAGACTATCACTACGAGCACTCTCCTAAAACGACGCAGCAGAAGTTTCTGCTCCGCTATCTTGCCTTAGCAGTAAAATACTCTCTGCCTGCTGTTTTTCACTGCAGAGATGCATTTGAAGATCTCTTTGCGATGACAGATGAGGTCTATAAAGGCAGACCGGCACTTCTTCACTGTTACACGGGGAGTGCTCAAGAGGCTGCCCGCGCAGTTGATAGAGGCTGGATGATCTCCTTTAGCGGCATTCTCACTTTTAAAAAGTCGGAAGCTCTTCGCGAAGTTGCAAGAGCAGTTCCTCTTAGCCATATCGTCGTTGAGACCGACGCTCCCTATCTCTCTCCTCAAAGCATGCGCGGCAGCCCAAATGAACCTGCCTTCATCACCGAGACAGTTGAGGTTTTAGCTCGCATCAAAAATCTTAATCCAGATGAAGTTGCACGCGCCACTTCTGAAAACGCGATTAAATTTTTTTCTTTCTGA
- a CDS encoding flagellar hook-length control protein FliK: MKRAIVYTVLSAHLFFLFYIHLSFNPENKKSHKPLIVKTITPSAQPKEKSASPTRAVSQTKPKQSAPPASKPASTPKPAKPPAKKAPPIADKKLVQAKKKAPVKPVQDEKREKMSQKLLQELEDNLSKLEPTPDKKRAASKKFDAPSPVAPIGPLSIDASSRDASIDESYEASLIGYLKETLNLPEYGEVKIQLTLKQDGSVVNLVVLKTESEKNRKYLEASLPRLRFPQLEGSRKQETFVFTFCNEL; the protein is encoded by the coding sequence ATGAAGCGCGCTATTGTCTATACGGTTCTCTCGGCGCACCTCTTTTTCCTCTTCTATATCCATCTGTCTTTCAATCCCGAAAACAAGAAGTCGCATAAACCTCTCATTGTGAAGACGATCACACCTAGCGCTCAGCCAAAAGAGAAGAGCGCATCACCCACCAGAGCTGTTAGCCAGACTAAGCCCAAACAGAGTGCCCCTCCAGCAAGTAAACCCGCCTCTACACCAAAGCCCGCAAAGCCTCCGGCAAAAAAAGCACCCCCCATCGCCGATAAAAAGCTGGTCCAAGCGAAGAAAAAAGCGCCGGTAAAGCCCGTGCAAGATGAGAAGAGAGAGAAGATGTCTCAAAAACTTCTGCAGGAGCTGGAGGATAACCTTTCAAAGTTAGAGCCTACGCCAGACAAAAAGAGAGCAGCATCGAAAAAATTCGATGCGCCGTCACCCGTCGCACCTATTGGGCCCTTGAGTATCGATGCTTCATCGAGAGACGCATCCATTGATGAGAGCTATGAAGCCTCTCTGATCGGATATCTAAAAGAGACGCTCAATCTCCCCGAATATGGAGAGGTGAAGATCCAGCTCACGCTAAAACAAGACGGCTCCGTCGTAAATCTTGTGGTCTTAAAAACGGAAAGTGAGAAAAATAGGAAGTATCTAGAGGCTAGCCTTCCCCGTTTGAGATTTCCACAATTGGAAGGAAGTAGAAAACAGGAGACTTTTGTCTTCACATTTTGTAACGAGTTGTAG
- the sdhB gene encoding succinate dehydrogenase iron-sulfur subunit, whose protein sequence is MEKQTFTLKIFRGTSEKQYWEEFELELRPLLNVTSALMEVQKSPVNKKSEKVTPVAWEQGCLEEVCGSCSMLINGRPRQACTALIDKIIESTGSSVVTLAPFTKFPLVKDLVVNRDIMFEQLKRVRAWVDVDDSFDRGFGPKISSKAQEQSYLLSTCMTCGCCSESCPQVSARSKFVGPAPISQARLFNEHPVGKLMAEERTRSLMTEGGVSDCGNAQNCAQVCPKKIPLTESIAVMGREVAKQAIRDLINLPGRN, encoded by the coding sequence ATGGAAAAACAGACTTTTACGCTGAAGATTTTTCGGGGGACCTCCGAGAAGCAGTATTGGGAGGAGTTTGAGCTTGAACTCCGTCCGCTCTTAAATGTCACCTCAGCGCTGATGGAAGTGCAGAAGTCTCCAGTGAATAAGAAGTCGGAAAAAGTGACTCCTGTGGCTTGGGAGCAGGGGTGTTTAGAAGAGGTGTGCGGATCCTGTTCGATGCTGATCAATGGTAGGCCGCGTCAAGCGTGCACCGCGCTGATCGACAAGATCATCGAGTCGACTGGAAGCTCGGTTGTCACTCTTGCCCCCTTCACCAAGTTTCCGCTTGTTAAGGATCTAGTTGTAAACCGCGATATCATGTTTGAACAACTCAAGCGCGTGCGTGCTTGGGTGGATGTCGACGACTCCTTCGATAGAGGTTTTGGACCAAAAATCAGTTCCAAAGCTCAAGAGCAGAGCTATCTTCTCTCAACATGCATGACTTGCGGCTGCTGCAGCGAATCGTGTCCTCAGGTGAGTGCTCGTTCTAAGTTCGTTGGACCCGCTCCCATCTCGCAAGCAAGACTTTTCAATGAACACCCCGTTGGTAAGCTCATGGCTGAAGAGCGAACTCGCTCTCTCATGACAGAAGGCGGCGTAAGCGATTGCGGCAATGCGCAGAACTGCGCTCAAGTCTGCCCCAAAAAAATTCCTCTTACAGAGTCGATCGCAGTCATGGGCCGCGAAGTGGCCAAGCAGGCCATCCGCGATCTTATCAATCTCCCTGGCCGCAACTAG
- a CDS encoding MotA/TolQ/ExbB proton channel family protein, translating to MTSSLLAANIFLSSYSQSDFFGKLIFLGLFALSIACWIVLIQKTWMTRNVQRVSLSFQKAIAQNKRPLFSLDVADLPKQLNRALPNPFAEIFDTLKQKSVELLNKNHFFSAKDSPEPAPVYLSPKDLELIESHVLTTISSQTKLLEKNLFVLSTIATLAPFLGLLGTVWGILITFSELHSGASAGSNAAMLGGLSTALATTVLGLVIAIPALVAYNYLKNSVRTFSSDMEDFLYLLLSTVELQYRKVN from the coding sequence ATGACTTCATCTCTTCTTGCGGCAAATATCTTCCTTAGCTCTTATTCTCAATCCGACTTTTTCGGTAAACTTATTTTTCTCGGTCTCTTTGCGCTCTCTATCGCCTGCTGGATCGTTCTGATTCAGAAGACCTGGATGACGCGTAATGTCCAGAGAGTCTCTCTCTCTTTTCAGAAAGCGATCGCCCAAAACAAGCGCCCTCTCTTTTCACTTGATGTTGCAGACCTTCCAAAACAGCTGAATAGAGCACTTCCAAACCCCTTTGCAGAAATTTTTGATACACTCAAACAAAAATCGGTTGAACTCCTCAATAAGAACCACTTCTTTTCGGCTAAAGATAGCCCTGAGCCAGCTCCCGTCTACCTCTCTCCAAAAGATCTCGAGCTTATCGAATCGCACGTCCTTACAACAATCTCATCTCAAACTAAGCTCTTGGAAAAAAACCTCTTTGTTCTTTCGACTATCGCCACTTTAGCCCCCTTTCTAGGACTGCTCGGCACCGTCTGGGGCATTCTAATCACCTTCTCCGAACTGCATAGCGGCGCCTCTGCAGGATCCAATGCGGCAATGCTCGGCGGACTATCCACCGCGCTTGCAACCACTGTGCTTGGCCTGGTCATTGCGATTCCCGCTCTCGTCGCTTATAACTATTTGAAAAATTCGGTCCGCACCTTCTCCTCAGATATGGAGGACTTCCTCTACCTCCTCCTCTCTACAGTTGAACTCCAGTACCGCAAGGTCAACTAA
- a CDS encoding biopolymer transporter ExbD, which produces MRRRPGRFSGSQADEEASVNLTPLIDVVFVVLIMFIIIAPMLELDRIQLASASQKESKEMAVVQDSSPVTIRVREDNSIWFNGKIVSKEELLPLLKQAKKNHSTRTPQLFHDKKAQFGTYQIVKNAVELAGFEQLDIILQPG; this is translated from the coding sequence ATGAGACGAAGACCAGGAAGATTTTCAGGTAGTCAAGCCGATGAAGAGGCGTCCGTCAATCTGACTCCACTCATCGACGTCGTCTTCGTCGTTCTCATCATGTTTATCATCATCGCCCCGATGCTGGAACTCGACCGCATCCAGCTCGCATCTGCAAGCCAGAAAGAGAGCAAAGAGATGGCGGTTGTTCAAGATAGTAGCCCTGTTACGATCCGCGTGCGCGAGGATAATAGCATCTGGTTCAATGGAAAGATCGTCTCTAAAGAGGAGCTCCTCCCTCTATTAAAGCAAGCGAAAAAGAACCACTCGACTCGCACTCCCCAACTTTTTCACGATAAGAAAGCGCAGTTTGGCACCTACCAGATCGTAAAAAACGCCGTTGAACTCGCAGGCTTTGAGCAGTTAGATATTATTCTGCAACCCGGCTGA